From the Acidovorax carolinensis genome, one window contains:
- a CDS encoding glycosyltransferase family 2 protein: MMSSHRFNAAPSKPRVSVVIPVRNGKDYLQEALDSVLQQSFTDLELLLINDGSTDDNYDRYALQDERIRVIHLTGTGVSRARNVGMEQSRGELIAFLDADDVWFPGKLLAQIQYFDSHPAVGVVFGKFIRWPALPKGGFAPASALAEDASQLTAADPERSGWLYTRLLDGLLVGMNTAVVRRTVYEAIGGFNEAMRLGEDYDFWLRASRVTEMHSLNGPVALYRIHGASAMHRLSPQNHLANLLKAASMRWGLNTLDGQRLSPTSFDERMGSVHFDHAYSHYWHGDRTVARAAFYQALRRGHRPLRCLTYIALSFWTAHAKAPSS, encoded by the coding sequence ATGATGTCATCTCATCGATTCAATGCAGCCCCGAGTAAGCCACGAGTCTCTGTCGTCATTCCGGTGCGCAATGGCAAGGACTACCTGCAGGAAGCCCTCGACAGCGTGCTGCAGCAATCGTTCACCGACCTGGAGTTGCTATTGATCAACGACGGATCCACGGACGACAACTATGACCGGTACGCCCTTCAGGATGAGCGCATACGAGTGATTCACCTGACGGGCACTGGCGTATCACGGGCCCGCAATGTGGGCATGGAGCAGTCGCGGGGCGAGTTGATTGCCTTTCTCGATGCCGATGACGTCTGGTTTCCCGGAAAGCTTTTGGCGCAGATTCAGTATTTCGACAGTCACCCCGCGGTGGGCGTTGTGTTTGGCAAATTTATTCGCTGGCCTGCTTTACCCAAGGGTGGGTTTGCACCGGCCAGCGCGCTGGCAGAAGACGCGAGCCAACTCACCGCCGCAGACCCCGAGCGATCTGGCTGGCTTTACACCAGGCTGCTTGACGGGCTGCTGGTGGGAATGAACACGGCCGTAGTGCGTCGCACGGTGTACGAAGCGATTGGGGGCTTCAACGAGGCCATGCGGCTGGGCGAAGACTATGACTTTTGGCTCAGGGCGTCGCGGGTGACTGAAATGCATTCGCTTAACGGCCCCGTGGCCCTGTATCGAATCCACGGCGCGAGTGCCATGCACAGGTTGTCGCCGCAAAATCACCTGGCCAACCTGCTCAAGGCTGCCTCGATGCGCTGGGGCCTGAACACGCTCGACGGCCAGAGGCTGTCGCCAACGTCATTTGATGAGCGTATGGGAAGCGTTCATTTTGACCACGCATATTCCCATTACTGGCACGGAGACCGAACCGTCGCACGCGCTGCTTTCTACCAGGCACTTCGCCGCGGCCATCGCCCTCTGCGCTGCTTGACCTATATCGCGCTATCTTTTTGGACGGCCCACGCGAAAGCGCCCAGTTCCTGA
- a CDS encoding oligosaccharide flippase family protein, protein MSSVRQKVALQFIVSNLALIANFVLTIVLARLLSPQDIGIFSMSAVLMAVAHVFRDFGVTSFIKREKELTPDSLSSALGVLLITSWSVAALMFLSAPYWAHFFHEARVVPVVQVLALGFVFIPFGSIPMAIISREMDVKKSAAIGAVATVVYFGASLGLALAGFGPMTMAWANLINIIITGAMARWLLGRPLPWMPSFRQIKGIVHFGLGNLLTALLKAADNALPDILLGRWMTPTAVGLFSRANSTVNMVSTALLPTVNYFALPYMAKVHHANGPVAGEYLRATSLINALILPALAAIAVLAQDIVSLLYGSAWMQAVPAIPWLCLAYAINSLFTLSAPVLTGVGKPYAAIGPNALLVVAKVACAAWLMDGTLGTFALAMALGQLLSVPYNLWIHERYLKLGWTAWVRSTLPVLAQALLVGGVCLGIREALPLDLASWAAILITGVGAFAAFLAGCFLLSLPMADELKRMHKALLRRQQKI, encoded by the coding sequence GTGTCATCTGTTCGTCAAAAAGTCGCCCTTCAATTCATTGTCAGCAATTTGGCCCTGATAGCCAACTTTGTGCTGACCATCGTGCTGGCGCGCCTGCTCAGCCCGCAAGACATTGGGATTTTTTCCATGAGCGCGGTGCTGATGGCCGTTGCCCACGTTTTCCGCGACTTCGGTGTTACTTCATTCATCAAACGTGAAAAAGAGCTCACACCAGATAGCCTGAGCAGCGCGCTGGGCGTGCTCCTGATCACCTCTTGGAGCGTGGCAGCTCTGATGTTTCTGAGCGCACCTTACTGGGCCCATTTTTTCCACGAGGCACGCGTCGTACCCGTGGTTCAAGTGCTCGCCCTGGGTTTTGTGTTCATTCCATTTGGCTCCATCCCCATGGCCATCATTTCGCGTGAGATGGACGTGAAGAAGTCGGCCGCCATAGGCGCGGTGGCCACGGTGGTGTATTTCGGCGCCTCTCTAGGGCTGGCCCTGGCGGGCTTTGGTCCCATGACCATGGCTTGGGCCAATCTGATCAACATCATCATCACCGGAGCAATGGCCAGATGGCTCTTGGGTCGACCGTTGCCTTGGATGCCGAGCTTCCGCCAGATCAAAGGCATAGTGCACTTCGGCCTAGGCAACCTGCTGACAGCCCTGCTCAAAGCTGCCGACAACGCGCTACCCGACATCTTGCTCGGCCGGTGGATGACACCCACCGCGGTGGGCCTGTTCAGTCGCGCCAATTCCACCGTGAACATGGTCAGCACGGCCCTGCTGCCCACAGTCAACTACTTTGCCTTGCCTTACATGGCCAAAGTGCACCACGCCAACGGGCCAGTGGCTGGCGAATACCTTCGTGCCACATCACTGATCAATGCACTGATATTGCCAGCCCTCGCAGCCATCGCGGTGCTGGCGCAAGACATCGTGAGCCTGCTGTATGGCAGTGCCTGGATGCAGGCTGTACCCGCCATCCCCTGGCTGTGCCTGGCCTATGCAATCAACAGTTTGTTCACGCTAAGCGCCCCGGTGTTGACCGGCGTTGGCAAGCCTTACGCGGCCATCGGGCCCAACGCCTTGCTGGTGGTCGCCAAAGTGGCTTGCGCTGCTTGGCTGATGGATGGCACTCTCGGCACCTTCGCGCTGGCAATGGCGCTCGGTCAGTTGCTCAGCGTGCCGTATAACCTGTGGATTCACGAGCGTTACCTTAAACTGGGATGGACAGCATGGGTCCGGAGCACTCTGCCCGTGCTGGCGCAGGCCCTTCTAGTCGGAGGCGTTTGTTTGGGCATCCGTGAAGCACTACCCCTCGACCTTGCCTCATGGGCCGCTATATTGATAACGGGTGTTGGTGCATTCGCAGCATTCCTAGCTGGCTGCTTCCTGCTTTCGCTGCCTATGGCCGACGAGTTGAAACGGATGCACAAAGCCCTGTTACGGCGGCAGCAGAAGATATGA
- a CDS encoding GNAT family N-acetyltransferase, with protein MNAHRLRIQRKPFDKLTVAESAGWAQLLRESPTSRWAFLSPTYAEAVTTTLGPVDVLLLWQGDELVGVMPLQRASGWLGRLGMREPVGRHMTDYFGLLAKPGLQLDWRSLLLKAGIPCLYFTHLDESQSAVGFDGDSPKIGLRTRVLPAGGEAHWEWLRTQDKKLVSDTERRERKLVADHGPLQFEMQSTSPMQDLESLVNMKNAQYRRTGHEGGALLDPANARLLARLQASQDTNCQPRLSVLRCGGQLVASHFGLQCGPLLHYWFPVYDNRFSAYSPGRILYRHILLAAQAHGIECIDRGEGDSPSKRDFANEEHLFLKGLVGSGFRGQILCMVQRLIWRFSA; from the coding sequence ATGAATGCGCATCGCCTGCGCATCCAGCGCAAGCCCTTTGACAAATTGACAGTCGCAGAAAGCGCTGGATGGGCGCAGTTGCTGCGTGAAAGTCCTACTTCGCGCTGGGCATTTTTGTCGCCAACTTATGCCGAGGCGGTGACCACCACCTTGGGGCCAGTGGATGTGCTGCTGCTGTGGCAGGGCGACGAGCTGGTGGGCGTGATGCCCTTGCAGCGTGCTAGCGGCTGGCTGGGGCGTTTGGGCATGCGAGAGCCGGTGGGCCGGCACATGACTGACTATTTTGGTCTGCTGGCTAAGCCCGGTCTTCAGCTTGATTGGCGCTCACTCCTGCTGAAGGCGGGTATTCCGTGCCTTTACTTCACTCACCTCGACGAAAGTCAGTCAGCAGTTGGCTTCGACGGTGACAGCCCGAAAATTGGCCTTCGGACCCGTGTTCTTCCCGCGGGCGGCGAGGCGCACTGGGAATGGCTGCGTACACAGGATAAAAAACTGGTCAGTGACACGGAGCGGCGCGAACGAAAACTGGTTGCGGACCACGGCCCGCTTCAGTTTGAGATGCAGTCAACCTCGCCAATGCAGGATCTGGAGTCCCTGGTCAACATGAAGAACGCCCAGTACCGGAGAACCGGGCATGAAGGTGGCGCGCTGCTGGATCCGGCGAATGCGCGTCTGTTGGCCCGTTTGCAGGCCTCACAAGATACCAACTGCCAGCCCCGCCTCAGTGTTTTGCGTTGTGGAGGGCAATTGGTGGCAAGTCATTTCGGTCTGCAGTGCGGGCCTCTGTTGCACTATTGGTTTCCTGTGTACGACAACCGGTTTTCTGCCTATTCGCCAGGGCGGATTTTGTATCGGCACATCCTCTTGGCGGCTCAGGCGCACGGCATTGAATGTATCGATCGGGGGGAGGGCGATTCCCCGTCAAAGCGGGACTTCGCCAACGAAGAGCATCTGTTTCTCAAGGGCCTTGTCGGCAGTGGATTTCGCGGCCAGATCCTGTGCATGGTGCAACGCCTGATCTGGCGTTTTTCTGCTTGA
- a CDS encoding polysaccharide deacetylase family protein has translation MLKDRLRTVLYRSGALGALHRWRNRRALTVLMFHRVLPADDPAFALAEREFTFSQDGFCRTLDFVQRHYSVVSLDDLQAARLGQTALPRNPLLITFDDGWRDTLAHALPELERRGLPAVLFLASEVVELDSPRWWQDALVAALAEPGASTRLCAAAGWAEQPIGSIGQALAAHLGAMNEAERQAWLVQHTPGVLGQITVRQMVTLSELKAMKPCSLAIGGHGHTHSPLTLSPDPEAELQASQRMLSDVNQRVRSMSFPHGVWSGELVSLARKSGFDWIFTSDPVLVDASHWLDPMPALGRIHVPENVWTCRANRIDPARLATFLFFRPIQGCYLR, from the coding sequence ATGCTGAAGGACAGGTTGCGCACTGTCCTATACCGTAGTGGCGCTTTGGGGGCATTGCACCGCTGGCGTAACCGCCGCGCCCTCACTGTGTTGATGTTTCACCGGGTTTTGCCCGCCGATGACCCGGCTTTCGCGCTTGCCGAGAGGGAGTTCACCTTTTCCCAGGACGGCTTTTGCCGCACGCTGGACTTTGTGCAACGCCACTACAGCGTGGTGAGCCTGGACGACTTGCAGGCGGCCCGCCTGGGGCAGACGGCTTTGCCGCGCAACCCCTTGTTGATCACCTTTGACGATGGGTGGCGCGACACCTTGGCCCATGCGCTCCCCGAACTGGAGCGCCGCGGTCTGCCGGCTGTGCTGTTCTTGGCCAGCGAGGTCGTCGAGCTTGACAGTCCACGCTGGTGGCAGGACGCCTTGGTGGCGGCTCTGGCCGAGCCCGGGGCATCGACCCGCCTGTGTGCGGCTGCCGGATGGGCAGAGCAGCCGATTGGCAGCATTGGGCAGGCATTGGCGGCGCACTTGGGTGCCATGAACGAGGCGGAGCGTCAGGCGTGGTTGGTGCAGCATACGCCCGGCGTCTTGGGTCAGATTACTGTCCGCCAGATGGTGACACTGAGCGAGCTTAAGGCCATGAAACCGTGTTCCCTTGCCATAGGCGGGCACGGGCACACGCACAGCCCATTGACCCTGTCTCCCGACCCTGAGGCTGAACTGCAAGCCAGCCAGCGCATGCTGAGCGATGTGAATCAGCGGGTGAGAAGTATGTCGTTCCCGCATGGCGTGTGGTCAGGTGAACTGGTTTCGTTGGCGAGAAAGAGCGGGTTCGACTGGATATTTACCAGCGACCCCGTGCTGGTTGATGCATCTCACTGGCTTGACCCAATGCCGGCGCTGGGTCGCATACATGTCCCTGAAAATGTCTGGACCTGCAGGGCGAACCGCATTGACCCGGCCCGCCTTGCCACATTTTTGTTTTTTCGCCCCATACAAGGGTGCTATCTTCGATGA
- a CDS encoding IS3 family transposase (programmed frameshift), whose translation MKKSNKFSPEVRERAVRLVQEHRGEYPSLWAAIESIAPKIGCVPQTQHEWVKRVEVDTGVREGVTTSEAQRVKDLEREVKELRRANEILKLASAFFAPGGARPPTQVLKDFIDKHRDTFGVEPLCKVLQIAPSAYRRHAALLREPHRRCERALRDEQLVPQIQRVWQANMQVYGADKVWRQLGREGVVVARCTVERLMRKLGLRGVMRGKVVRTTVGDAKAPCPLDRVNRQFRAERPNQLWVSDFTYVSTWQGWLYVAFVIDVFARRIVGWRVSSSMRTDFVLDALEQALYARQPEQGSSLVHHSDRGSQYVSIRYSERLAEAGIEPSVGSKGDSYDNALAETINGLYKAELIHRRAPWKTKEAVELATLEWVAWFNHHRLLEPIGYIPPVEAEANYYRQLASQTAMMVA comes from the exons ATGAAGAAGTCAAACAAGTTCTCACCCGAAGTCCGTGAACGTGCGGTGAGATTAGTGCAGGAGCACCGGGGGGAGTACCCATCGTTATGGGCTGCCATTGAATCCATCGCCCCCAAGATTGGCTGCGTGCCGCAAACGCAGCATGAATGGGTCAAGCGTGTCGAAGTCGATACTGGCGTGCGCGAAGGCGTCACCACTAGCGAGGCGCAGCGGGTCAAGGATCTGGAGCGCGAGGTCAAGGAGTTGCGCCGGGCCAACGAGATACTGAAGCTGGCCAGCGCGTTTTTCGCCC CAGGCGGAGCTCGACCGCCGACTCAAGTCCTGAAGGACTTCATTGACAAGCATCGCGATACCTTCGGGGTCGAGCCGCTCTGCAAGGTCTTGCAGATTGCCCCGTCGGCTTATCGAAGACATGCTGCGCTGCTGCGCGAGCCCCACAGGCGTTGTGAGCGGGCTCTGCGCGATGAGCAGTTAGTGCCGCAGATTCAACGCGTTTGGCAGGCCAACATGCAGGTCTACGGCGCTGACAAGGTGTGGCGCCAACTGGGGCGCGAAGGTGTTGTCGTGGCTCGCTGCACGGTCGAGCGATTGATGCGCAAGCTGGGGCTGCGCGGCGTGATGCGTGGCAAGGTCGTGCGCACAACTGTCGGTGATGCCAAGGCGCCATGCCCGCTGGACCGGGTCAACCGGCAGTTCCGGGCCGAGCGGCCGAACCAGTTATGGGTCAGCGACTTCACCTATGTCTCGACCTGGCAGGGCTGGCTGTACGTGGCCTTCGTCATCGACGTGTTTGCCCGTCGCATCGTTGGTTGGCGAGTCAGCAGTTCGATGCGAACGGACTTCGTGCTCGATGCGCTGGAGCAGGCGTTGTACGCACGCCAACCCGAGCAGGGCAGCAGCCTGGTCCATCACTCGGATCGCGGCTCGCAATACGTCAGCATCCGGTACAGCGAACGCCTGGCCGAGGCGGGCATAGAGCCCTCGGTGGGCAGCAAGGGTGACAGCTATGACAACGCGCTGGCCGAGACGATCAACGGGCTCTACAAGGCCGAGCTGATACATCGCCGCGCCCCCTGGAAGACCAAGGAGGCCGTGGAGCTGGCCACGCTGGAATGGGTGGCCTGGTTCAACCATCACAGGCTGCTCGAACCCATCGGGTACATCCCGCCTGTAGAAGCTGAGGCAAACTACTACCGGCAACTCGCCAGTCAGACTGCCATGATGGTGGCCTGA
- a CDS encoding GNAT family N-acetyltransferase, producing the protein MPGDIFETEAWFANLLAHGFERPPHQNWTWQLPAPRQGRAAHLRLMQQSPGDPLAALSNYYSCLYGPVGSAEAIHELSAPQWQAAAQALRRLPGSSVLRLQPLDANSAWLVALQSGLRAAGYWTDRFFCFGNWYQPVPDGGFAAYWQQRPSALRHSVERGRRRLDHAGAWRIDIHTGDAAGLDNALAAYQAVYSQSWKQPEPCPGFMPGLVHTAAREGWLRLGVLWLGEQPLAAQVWLVHGDKANIYKLAYVKGQDRLSPGSILTAALMEHVMDVDGVREVDYLSGDDAYKRDWMAQRRERVGLVAFDQRHWRGWLAGGRHLLGRWRRFLRSAL; encoded by the coding sequence ATGCCCGGCGACATCTTCGAGACAGAAGCATGGTTTGCCAACCTGCTGGCCCATGGCTTCGAGCGGCCTCCCCACCAGAACTGGACGTGGCAGCTGCCAGCCCCGCGGCAAGGCCGAGCGGCCCATTTGCGCTTGATGCAGCAATCGCCCGGCGATCCGCTGGCAGCGTTGAGCAATTACTACAGTTGTCTCTATGGCCCGGTGGGCTCGGCGGAAGCCATTCACGAACTTTCGGCCCCGCAGTGGCAGGCGGCGGCACAGGCACTGCGCCGGTTGCCGGGTAGCTCCGTGTTGCGACTGCAGCCGCTGGACGCCAACAGCGCGTGGCTGGTGGCGCTGCAAAGTGGTCTGCGCGCCGCCGGCTACTGGACGGACAGGTTTTTCTGCTTCGGCAACTGGTACCAGCCGGTGCCCGACGGCGGGTTTGCCGCCTACTGGCAACAGCGCCCGTCGGCCCTTCGGCACAGCGTGGAGCGTGGGCGCCGCCGGCTGGACCATGCTGGCGCCTGGCGGATCGATATCCACACGGGTGACGCCGCCGGCCTGGATAACGCGTTGGCCGCATACCAGGCGGTCTACTCCCAAAGCTGGAAGCAGCCTGAGCCCTGTCCCGGCTTCATGCCGGGGCTCGTGCACACCGCCGCGCGCGAAGGCTGGCTGCGCCTGGGTGTGTTGTGGCTGGGCGAGCAGCCGCTGGCCGCGCAGGTCTGGCTGGTGCATGGCGACAAGGCCAATATCTACAAGCTGGCTTATGTGAAGGGGCAAGACCGCTTGTCGCCAGGTTCCATTCTCACGGCGGCTCTGATGGAACACGTCATGGACGTGGACGGGGTGCGCGAAGTGGACTATCTCAGCGGCGACGACGCCTACAAACGTGACTGGATGGCCCAGCGTCGCGAGCGTGTAGGGTTGGTGGCCTTCGACCAGCGGCATTGGCGTGGCTGGCTGGCAGGGGGGCGGCATCTTCTGGGGCGTTGGCGCAGGTTTTTGCGCTCTGCGTTGTGA
- a CDS encoding UbiA family prenyltransferase — protein sequence MGDTSNLPLVVDLDGTLTPTDTLLESLVRLLKHSPVSLLWLPLWLMRGRSGFKDAISARVAIDAQKIPYCAPLLAYLQAEKSRGRQIVLATAAHHTTADEVSRHLGIFDKVLATHAGSNLKGLAKLKAIQENVGEAFVYAGDSRADLPIWKQARAAILVGVAQSTAALVRRDVPIEREYPKQSSGMAVWLRALRVHQWIKNLLLFVPLLTTFAFTDVYKLGSMVLAFLAFSLAASATYIVNDLWDLESDRSHPRKRLRPFACGALPILHGLLVAGIALVLSLFLASTVSRGFLWMLVTYLVLTSFYSWVIKEYVLMDVLMLSLLYTIRILAGSVAIGVATSSWLLAFSAFLFLSLALVKRCAELVSLKEAGAGATRGRDYRVSDLVVLWPLGVGAALCAVVVFGLFISAPETQARYATPQMLWLVAIGLVYWMARLWVKTSRGEMHDDPVVYAIKDRGSRLTVLAMIVAAMAAHFLTVELLP from the coding sequence ATGGGGGATACATCGAACTTGCCGTTGGTCGTGGACCTGGACGGCACCCTCACGCCCACCGACACTTTGCTGGAGTCCTTGGTTCGCCTGCTCAAGCATTCTCCGGTCAGCCTTCTGTGGTTGCCTTTGTGGCTGATGCGGGGCCGGTCAGGGTTCAAGGATGCCATCTCGGCGCGCGTCGCCATTGACGCCCAAAAAATTCCCTATTGCGCGCCGCTGCTGGCGTATCTCCAAGCGGAAAAATCCAGGGGGCGTCAGATCGTCCTGGCCACGGCGGCGCACCACACGACCGCCGACGAGGTTTCCAGGCATCTGGGCATTTTTGACAAGGTGCTTGCCACCCACGCCGGCAGCAACCTGAAGGGCCTGGCGAAACTCAAGGCGATCCAGGAAAACGTGGGCGAGGCTTTTGTGTATGCGGGCGATTCCAGGGCCGACCTTCCCATCTGGAAGCAGGCCAGGGCGGCGATCCTGGTGGGTGTGGCGCAAAGCACGGCGGCGCTGGTGCGACGCGATGTGCCGATCGAACGCGAATACCCGAAGCAGAGCAGCGGCATGGCCGTGTGGCTGCGGGCATTGCGGGTGCACCAATGGATCAAGAACCTGTTGCTGTTCGTCCCGCTGCTCACCACATTCGCATTCACCGATGTCTACAAGCTGGGCAGCATGGTGCTGGCCTTTTTGGCTTTTTCCCTCGCTGCGTCAGCGACCTATATCGTCAACGACCTGTGGGACCTTGAAAGCGACCGCTCTCACCCCCGCAAACGCCTGCGCCCCTTTGCCTGTGGCGCGCTGCCCATCCTGCATGGGCTCCTTGTGGCGGGCATTGCTCTGGTCTTGTCCCTTTTCCTGGCCAGCACCGTATCGCGCGGGTTTTTGTGGATGCTGGTGACGTATCTGGTGTTGACCAGTTTCTATAGCTGGGTCATCAAGGAATACGTGTTGATGGATGTGCTCATGCTGTCGCTTCTCTACACCATTCGCATACTGGCTGGTTCCGTGGCGATCGGTGTGGCCACCAGTTCCTGGTTGCTGGCGTTTTCGGCCTTCCTGTTCCTGAGCCTGGCATTGGTCAAGCGCTGTGCAGAGCTGGTGTCGTTGAAAGAGGCCGGCGCGGGTGCCACCCGGGGACGCGACTACCGGGTAAGCGACCTGGTGGTGCTGTGGCCGCTGGGTGTGGGCGCAGCACTCTGTGCCGTGGTGGTGTTCGGCCTGTTCATCAGCGCCCCCGAGACCCAGGCACGCTACGCCACCCCGCAAATGCTGTGGTTGGTGGCCATTGGGCTGGTGTATTGGATGGCCCGCCTGTGGGTCAAGACATCACGCGGTGAGATGCACGACGACCCGGTTGTCTATGCCATCAAAGACCGCGGCAGCCGCCTGACGGTGCTCGCCATGATCGTCGCAGCCATGGCAGCCCATTTTTTGACTGTGGAGCTTCTGCCGTGA
- a CDS encoding PEP-CTERM/exosortase system-associated acyltransferase yields the protein MNAVLQPQQEFAAQFSGREVLPHHDGPLFRSVEELRYQVYCEECGFLKPEDCPGGRETDEHDSNSAHFASLNHSQEVAGYVRLVLPDAIQTFPFQTHCVTLLDDVILPPASLSAEISRLMVRKDYRRRHGEQPPSGASTDQPDPAPAPEMRNPSPQILLSLYREMYAYSLQNEIRYWYAAMERSLARILTRMNFGFQQIGPATDYYGPVAPYVADLRVLERQLDQRNPALLAWMRSAVDLT from the coding sequence ATGAATGCCGTTTTACAGCCACAGCAAGAGTTCGCTGCCCAATTCTCGGGTCGTGAAGTCTTGCCCCATCACGATGGTCCCCTGTTTCGTTCCGTGGAGGAACTGCGTTACCAGGTTTATTGCGAGGAATGCGGCTTTCTGAAACCGGAAGACTGTCCCGGCGGGCGCGAAACCGACGAGCATGACAGCAACTCGGCGCATTTCGCGTCGCTGAACCACAGCCAGGAGGTGGCCGGCTATGTGCGCCTGGTGCTTCCGGACGCGATCCAGACGTTTCCGTTTCAAACCCACTGTGTGACGCTGCTCGATGACGTGATCTTGCCCCCTGCTTCGCTGTCGGCCGAAATCAGTCGGCTGATGGTGCGTAAAGATTACCGACGCCGCCACGGCGAGCAGCCGCCCAGCGGCGCCTCGACCGACCAACCCGATCCTGCACCTGCCCCCGAGATGCGCAATCCATCGCCGCAGATCTTGCTGAGCCTGTATCGCGAAATGTATGCCTACAGCCTGCAAAACGAGATTCGCTATTGGTATGCCGCCATGGAGCGGTCCTTGGCGCGCATACTGACCCGGATGAATTTTGGTTTCCAGCAAATCGGGCCCGCCACCGACTACTACGGCCCTGTGGCCCCCTATGTCGCGGACTTGCGGGTTCTTGAGCGCCAGTTGGACCAGCGAAACCCGGCGCTGCTGGCTTGGATGCGTAGCGCCGTTGACCTGACCTGA
- a CDS encoding glycosyltransferase family 4 protein, translated as MIADSKRLKVVLIPPEEWLPGMETFVHGECPDPVVFFDLLANNHGIDVELIDPGVPKWIPLVHRHPIYRGLDPVRAIKVLFGRRKVDVVISVFESSATVLSFLRSLIPFKPKLIMWDIAPDEVWRPRRLLQNLTVPRVDNILLLSSQQQSYLEARWHAGDKAKMIWQSVDTDFYQPEPAQPQGPVLAIGDDHGRDWPTLIEALAPLDIELVLKTRSKVELPEGARLRVRQISKRVSFRELRDLYAKASIVVIPLSETLNVSGVGSVLESMAMGKALVISDNPPIRDYLEPGKTADVVPVGDALALRTAVKALLADNNRMEQMGRLARERVVQLYGNEAFAHRFAAALRDICNDSLVEAN; from the coding sequence ATGATTGCCGATTCAAAACGATTGAAAGTTGTTCTGATTCCGCCAGAAGAATGGCTTCCTGGTATGGAAACATTTGTCCATGGAGAATGCCCCGATCCTGTGGTGTTCTTTGATTTGCTCGCCAATAATCATGGTATTGATGTAGAGTTGATCGATCCAGGGGTTCCGAAATGGATTCCTCTGGTGCACAGGCATCCTATATATAGAGGGCTGGATCCCGTTCGAGCTATCAAAGTGCTGTTTGGCCGTCGCAAGGTTGATGTTGTTATTTCTGTTTTTGAGAGTTCAGCCACGGTGCTCTCATTCCTGCGTTCATTGATTCCCTTTAAGCCGAAGTTGATTATGTGGGATATAGCGCCTGACGAGGTTTGGCGGCCCAGACGCTTGTTGCAGAATTTAACGGTTCCTCGGGTTGATAACATATTGCTGCTGTCATCTCAGCAACAGAGTTATCTTGAGGCGCGCTGGCATGCCGGTGACAAGGCGAAGATGATTTGGCAAAGCGTAGATACTGATTTTTATCAGCCTGAACCTGCTCAGCCGCAGGGGCCAGTTTTAGCTATAGGAGACGACCACGGACGGGATTGGCCAACATTGATCGAGGCATTGGCGCCGCTGGACATTGAACTCGTCCTCAAGACACGTAGCAAAGTAGAGCTGCCGGAAGGAGCACGCTTGAGGGTGCGACAGATTTCGAAGCGTGTCAGTTTCCGTGAGTTGAGGGATTTGTACGCGAAAGCTAGTATTGTCGTGATCCCTTTATCGGAGACTTTGAATGTAAGTGGTGTAGGCAGCGTTCTGGAATCCATGGCGATGGGGAAAGCTTTGGTGATCAGCGACAATCCTCCTATTCGAGATTACCTGGAACCCGGAAAAACCGCAGATGTTGTACCTGTCGGAGACGCTCTAGCCTTGCGCACGGCGGTCAAAGCACTACTGGCTGATAACAATCGTATGGAGCAAATGGGGCGGTTGGCGAGAGAGCGGGTGGTGCAACTCTATGGAAATGAGGCGTTTGCTCATCGTTTTGCCGCTGCGCTCCGAGATATCTGTAACGATTCGTTGGTTGAGGCAAATTGA